A window of the Mus pahari chromosome 1, PAHARI_EIJ_v1.1, whole genome shotgun sequence genome harbors these coding sequences:
- the Crebzf gene encoding CREB/ATF bZIP transcription factor isoform X1, giving the protein MRHSLTKLLAASGRDFPSRRDSRETPASRAPPREPSGAAAGAETPRPGSPDREQPHGDGGEPEPRRGSRGSVAVRAPAPSPSPVKMEEEEEDAIAMVPKEESEDMDFLSGLELADLLDPRQPDWHLEPGLSSPGPLSSSGGGSESGGLLRGDDDDDETAAAEMQRFSDLLQRLLNGIGGCSGGGGGDRGGGEKRRRKSPGGGGGGGGLGGANDSNQAATKSPRKAAAAAARLNRLKKKEYVMGLESRVRGLAAENQELRAENRELGKRVQALQEESRYLRAVLANETGLARLLSRLSGVGLRLTTSLFRDSPAGDHDYALPVGKQPPEPLEEDDAAGGVCLHVDKDKVSVEFCSACARKASSSLKIFFFR; this is encoded by the exons ATGAGGCACAGCCTGACCAAGCTGCTGGCAGCCTCGGGCCGCGACTTCCCGAGCCGCCGCGACAGCCGGGAGACGCCCGCCTCGCGCGCGCCGCCCCGGGAGCCGAGCGGGGCAGCCGCGGGGGCGGAGACGCCGAGGCCCGGCTCGCCTGACCGCGAGCAACCTCACGGGGACGGGGGCGAGCCGGAGCCCCGGAGGGGGAGCCGCGGCAGCGTGGCCGTGCGCGCGCCCGCGCCCTCGCCCTCGCCcgtgaagatggaggaggaggaggaggacgcgATCGCCATGGTCCCCAAGGAAGAGTCGGAGGACATGGACTTTCTCTCCGGGCTGGAGCTGGCCGATCTGCTGGACCCTCGGCAGCCGGATTGGCACCTGGAGCCCGGGCTCAGCTCGCCGGGGCCCCTGTCCTCGTCCGGCGGAGGCTCGGAGAGCGGCGGCCTGTTGAGGggggacgacgacgacgacgagaCCGCGGCCGCCGAGATGCAGCGCTTCTCTGACTTGCTGCAGAGGCTGTTGAACGGCATCGGAGgctgcagcggcggcggcggcggcgatcGCGGCGGCGGGGAGAAGAGGCGGAGAAAGTCCCCGGGAGgtggaggaggcggaggaggccTCGGTGGCGCCAACGACAGCAACCAGGCGGCGACCAAGAGTCCCCGGAAGGCGGCGGCGGCCGCTGCCCGTCTTAATCGGCTCAAGAAGAAGGAGTAcgtgatggggctggagagtcgGGTCCGGGGACTGGCAGCCGAGAACCAGGAGCTGCGGGCCGAGAATCGGGAGCTGGGCAAGCGCGTGCAAGCACTGCAGGAGGAGAGTCGCTACCTACGGGCTGTCCTGGCCAACGAGACCGGGCTGGCTCGCCTGCTGAGCCGGCTGAGCGGCGTGGGACTGCGGCTGACCACCTCCCTCTTCAGAGACTCGCCCGCCGGCGACCACGACTACGCCCTGCCGGTGGGGAAGCAGCCGCCGGAGCCGCTGGAAGAGGACGACGCGGCGGGAGGAGTGTGTCTCCATGTGGACAAGGATAAGGTGTCGGTGGAGTTCTGCTCGGCGTGCGCTCGGAAGGCGTCGTCGTCTCTTAAAAT TTTCTTTTTTAGGTGA
- the Crebzf gene encoding CREB/ATF bZIP transcription factor isoform X2: MRHSLTKLLAASGRDFPSRRDSRETPASRAPPREPSGAAAGAETPRPGSPDREQPHGDGGEPEPRRGSRGSVAVRAPAPSPSPVKMEEEEEDAIAMVPKEESEDMDFLSGLELADLLDPRQPDWHLEPGLSSPGPLSSSGGGSESGGLLRGDDDDDETAAAEMQRFSDLLQRLLNGIGGCSGGGGGDRGGGEKRRRKSPGGGGGGGGLGGANDSNQAATKSPRKAAAAAARLNRLKKKEYVMGLESRVRGLAAENQELRAENRELGKRVQALQEESRYLRAVLANETGLARLLSRLSGVGLRLTTSLFRDSPAGDHDYALPVGKQPPEPLEEDDAAGGVCLHVDKDKVSVEFCSACARKASSSLKM; the protein is encoded by the coding sequence ATGAGGCACAGCCTGACCAAGCTGCTGGCAGCCTCGGGCCGCGACTTCCCGAGCCGCCGCGACAGCCGGGAGACGCCCGCCTCGCGCGCGCCGCCCCGGGAGCCGAGCGGGGCAGCCGCGGGGGCGGAGACGCCGAGGCCCGGCTCGCCTGACCGCGAGCAACCTCACGGGGACGGGGGCGAGCCGGAGCCCCGGAGGGGGAGCCGCGGCAGCGTGGCCGTGCGCGCGCCCGCGCCCTCGCCCTCGCCcgtgaagatggaggaggaggaggaggacgcgATCGCCATGGTCCCCAAGGAAGAGTCGGAGGACATGGACTTTCTCTCCGGGCTGGAGCTGGCCGATCTGCTGGACCCTCGGCAGCCGGATTGGCACCTGGAGCCCGGGCTCAGCTCGCCGGGGCCCCTGTCCTCGTCCGGCGGAGGCTCGGAGAGCGGCGGCCTGTTGAGGggggacgacgacgacgacgagaCCGCGGCCGCCGAGATGCAGCGCTTCTCTGACTTGCTGCAGAGGCTGTTGAACGGCATCGGAGgctgcagcggcggcggcggcggcgatcGCGGCGGCGGGGAGAAGAGGCGGAGAAAGTCCCCGGGAGgtggaggaggcggaggaggccTCGGTGGCGCCAACGACAGCAACCAGGCGGCGACCAAGAGTCCCCGGAAGGCGGCGGCGGCCGCTGCCCGTCTTAATCGGCTCAAGAAGAAGGAGTAcgtgatggggctggagagtcgGGTCCGGGGACTGGCAGCCGAGAACCAGGAGCTGCGGGCCGAGAATCGGGAGCTGGGCAAGCGCGTGCAAGCACTGCAGGAGGAGAGTCGCTACCTACGGGCTGTCCTGGCCAACGAGACCGGGCTGGCTCGCCTGCTGAGCCGGCTGAGCGGCGTGGGACTGCGGCTGACCACCTCCCTCTTCAGAGACTCGCCCGCCGGCGACCACGACTACGCCCTGCCGGTGGGGAAGCAGCCGCCGGAGCCGCTGGAAGAGGACGACGCGGCGGGAGGAGTGTGTCTCCATGTGGACAAGGATAAGGTGTCGGTGGAGTTCTGCTCGGCGTGCGCTCGGAAGGCGTCGTCGTCTCTTAAAATGTAG